A genome region from bacterium includes the following:
- a CDS encoding 1,4-dihydroxy-2-naphthoate polyprenyltransferase — protein MTDPAAHPWLLAIRPRTLSAAVAPVLVGSAIAARAGGFRAGPAAAALSGALLLQIAANLANDVDDFERGADTAARRGPIRVTQSGLLPARQVRTAQWLAFALAALVGLYLIATAGWPVAVLGAAAVAAAWAYTGGPWPLGYHGLGEVCVFLFFGVAAVVGTTYVQTAALDPLALLAALPVGALITAILVVNNTRDADTDRAAGKRTLAVRLGTAAGRVAYALLLGFAYLVPLLLWTRGWTSPWVLLPLATLPLAGRRVADMGRAADGPAFNALLAATAQLQLGFAVLFAAGLLR, from the coding sequence ATGACGGATCCGGCCGCCCACCCCTGGCTGCTCGCCATCCGCCCGAGAACGCTGAGCGCCGCGGTGGCGCCGGTGCTGGTCGGTTCGGCGATCGCGGCGCGCGCCGGGGGGTTCCGCGCCGGTCCGGCGGCGGCGGCGCTGAGCGGCGCGCTGCTGCTGCAGATCGCCGCCAATCTCGCCAACGACGTCGACGATTTCGAGCGCGGCGCCGATACCGCGGCGCGCCGAGGGCCGATCCGCGTGACGCAGAGCGGGCTGCTCCCGGCGCGGCAGGTGCGGACCGCGCAGTGGCTCGCCTTCGCCCTCGCGGCGCTGGTCGGGCTCTACCTGATCGCGACCGCCGGCTGGCCGGTCGCCGTGCTCGGCGCCGCCGCCGTCGCCGCCGCCTGGGCCTACACCGGCGGGCCGTGGCCGCTCGGCTATCACGGCCTGGGCGAGGTCTGCGTCTTCCTCTTCTTCGGCGTCGCCGCGGTGGTCGGCACGACCTACGTGCAGACCGCCGCCCTCGATCCGCTGGCGCTGCTCGCCGCCCTGCCGGTGGGCGCGCTGATCACCGCCATCCTGGTGGTCAACAACACCCGCGACGCCGACACCGACCGCGCCGCCGGCAAGCGGACGCTGGCGGTGCGCCTCGGCACGGCGGCCGGCCGGGTCGCATACGCGCTGCTGCTCGGCTTCGCCTATCTCGTCCCGCTGCTGCTGTGGACGCGCGGCTGGACGTCCCCCTGGGTGCTGCTGCCGCTCGCCACCCTGCCGCTCGCCGGGCGCCGCGTCGCCGACATGGGACGCGCCGCCGACGGCCCGGCGTTCAATGCGCTGCTCGCGGCGACCGCGCAGTTGCAACTCGGGTTCGCGGTCCTGTTCGCCGCCGGCCTGTTGCGATGA